A single window of Streptomyces xanthii DNA harbors:
- the mreB gene encoding rod shape-determining protein yields MTVSLEQLRRCHFAVDLGAARTRVYVKGAGLVVDEPSAAAVNTRTGALIAVGEFAEKMTGRTPDYIRVVRPVSGGTVVDIEMAQRMLRHLLGEKLRRALRRKPRLRAAACTPHDADPLAQRAAVETLVGLGARRVELVDTLIAAAVGCGLPVEQPEATMIMVCGAATTQIAVLSLGAIVTAERIPVGGDAIDHAVVQHLRQHHELMLPSQSVRPLQLALSGNGLTPSGPEQTEIHGRDVATGLARSVHVDTSAVRRAIHTPLTAVLDGIGKVLRDCPPDLVADLADRGIMMVGGSALLPGLDQMLRDATGMPVHIAERPDVCAVQGLGAMMEGKIQPMVLDPLAD; encoded by the coding sequence ATGACCGTCAGTCTGGAGCAGCTGCGCCGCTGCCACTTCGCCGTCGACCTGGGCGCCGCCCGCACCCGCGTGTACGTGAAGGGCGCGGGTCTCGTCGTCGACGAGCCGAGCGCGGCCGCGGTCAACACCCGTACCGGCGCCCTGATCGCGGTCGGTGAGTTCGCCGAGAAGATGACCGGGCGGACCCCCGACTACATCCGGGTCGTGCGTCCCGTCTCCGGCGGCACCGTCGTCGACATCGAGATGGCGCAGCGGATGCTGCGTCACCTGCTGGGCGAGAAGCTGCGCCGCGCCCTGCGCCGCAAGCCCCGGCTGCGCGCGGCGGCGTGCACCCCGCACGACGCGGACCCGCTCGCCCAGCGGGCCGCCGTGGAGACCCTCGTCGGGCTCGGCGCGAGACGGGTCGAGCTGGTCGACACGCTGATCGCGGCGGCGGTCGGCTGCGGCCTGCCCGTCGAGCAGCCCGAGGCCACCATGATCATGGTGTGCGGGGCGGCGACGACGCAGATCGCGGTGCTGTCGCTCGGCGCGATCGTGACGGCGGAGCGGATCCCGGTCGGCGGCGACGCCATCGACCACGCCGTGGTGCAGCACCTGCGCCAGCACCATGAGCTGATGCTGCCCTCCCAGTCCGTACGCCCCCTGCAGCTCGCGCTGAGCGGCAACGGGCTCACGCCGAGCGGCCCCGAGCAGACCGAGATCCACGGCCGGGACGTGGCGACGGGCCTGGCCCGCTCGGTGCACGTCGACACCTCGGCGGTGCGGCGCGCCATCCACACCCCGCTGACGGCGGTCCTGGACGGCATCGGCAAGGTGCTGCGCGACTGCCCGCCGGACCTGGTGGCCGACCTCGCGGACCGCGGGATCATGATGGTCGGCGGTTCGGCGCTGCTGCCGGGCCTGGACCAGATGCTGCGGGACGCCACGGGCATGCCCGTGCACATCGCCGAACGGCCCGACGTGTGCGCGGTGCAGGGGCTCGGCGCGATGATGGAGGGCAAGATCCAGCCGATGGTCCTGGACCCGCTGGCCGACTGA
- a CDS encoding SAV_2336 N-terminal domain-related protein produces MAGDLDRLAAALAAAADGERPTPAELAELLWLARALDRAESATGTGDAGPSGASAPGGASGGAGSGDGSTAPAGPPHPPPGPRTPPAPVDQPAPAPPEPRPLMPEPPRVTLYVAEDQAAGPAGPLAPTPPMLRHPLPLQRALRPLKRRVPSPTGVPELDEHATADRIARLGGGPDAWLPVLRPAPERWLRLVLVHDNGPTMPVWRPLLRELHGLFGQSGVFRTIAVHEASPDGRIHGLVVPPDGRTAVLVLSDCSGPQWHSGEAGARWYGTLHALARRVPLAVLQPLPERLWPGTALPAVPGRLTAPHPAAPASALGFAPYDPDAWPRPEDAPDALALPVLEADPRWLSHWARLTAAPGGARVPGAAAWLTPAGPADATAPDPGPDLSEAGRYGATDRSGTVDQYRTVERYGTVDPYGTAGPDDDPDPMTDAERLVLGFRGSASPEAFRLAGHLALGVPHLPVMRLVHSVLEPDPRPAHLAEIIVSGMLVEVPGPPGSYAFRPGVRELLLRSLPRSERGRTARLLAERGALIEALVDTVPPELPVTTSPGADPGGDGAVAEVSAETLERMGGSAAPAVPAPGVLLGGRYRLVRQVRPGGSVWRARDTGSGAAVAVKLYPSLPARGRPAFRHMAERLRQLRHPNVVAVSDADTEAPVPYLVMEYLDGVPLGSLTPGRLPGSLLTRVAAGLGGALVAVHDAGFAHGGVRGSRAMLLPDGTVKLVQFAPASAGQTGAFDRDTEQLAALCRQLGCAPGFTQTLLSGGAGQMESNLRGLADGHARLALVDDGATIRPPLVYSLLGPLKVLPNDGDDAPEIPLYSPVDAAVLCALLLRTGHPLTRAELADAVWDPEDRPEDPDAALAACVSRLRGAGAGLIAEVDDGYAVHTSADLLDVTELLNAARTADTAYTNRTPLTLGSTRALVQRVLDLYEGTPLDGVPGPGAEAARAELTELRLTLLALRADLDRESRVPLVPAPSAKTPSEPEPAVSAPSHASVLFSAPDGRSNQLSVLAGRLAASADLAEADHTAATSSPHLHEELIATPEALDRLLEAVVTRLAGTAADLQLTGDLSVTFWPKGVRIPKVTPGFSPAPLEVAVSARLVTADRARVLGLRPVGDPPTHWIHQHLSASVERQLAWVLDESLRHREQARSALVADLNAELRRSGLSPALGSRPPSLEIAAAVLSMPRGRRALIGSLGRHAPDAVSTAGEALDRAEDQGLDVSDVVAALQGLAVQRHRGHRALCASILADRLDCTIHLGGSSRHALEEVARAALGHEDGLRVLAQLIRYTEGPDAADRLNELVPPDRLPLMETVPGRLDRLFQVADSLVAYEAMGDPALRQYLGRVLADATSDAVVLPGTDLRTDALALAHAALSNRYDTEALLRLIGRPVPTTAPDAPDEPAGPPPESLVRGPLDLPAEGVPPAPGTTLVYVRPDGVRTLDPPGPREAYVECYEVDLRAYTYPLDEVLPGARAVVQITDPVEAAARRSRGPDLPARLAWNLRLGVPPADPARVRPIPGHTVRWVLPDAQAAPAPETARPPSPQKPARDDVARLIDSAECALVGFDGLLVHLYPRQGDARRAALELTGLVAELRDPEEALSGAPLDPHPGAEPHPLDVLRAFARHPRLSRPLRERLDAVESRALRTARRVEGADGLVRALDAAGLPVAVFSDVSSHVVREYVDSRALPVRRAVQGRVGDPPRLLPHPDALLRSLHQPGSPTPRGLVIGSQPAELEAARQLSLPFIGYAASPQAEQALERAGARHVFRDLARLTDIVRTRNPH; encoded by the coding sequence ATGGCAGGTGACCTCGACCGGCTCGCGGCGGCGCTGGCCGCGGCGGCGGACGGCGAGCGGCCCACCCCGGCCGAGCTGGCGGAACTGCTGTGGCTGGCCCGGGCGTTGGACCGCGCGGAGAGCGCCACGGGCACGGGCGACGCGGGGCCCTCCGGCGCTTCCGCTCCCGGTGGCGCTTCCGGTGGCGCGGGGTCCGGCGACGGATCCACGGCACCGGCGGGTCCGCCGCACCCGCCGCCCGGCCCGCGCACGCCACCGGCCCCCGTCGACCAGCCCGCGCCGGCACCGCCCGAGCCCCGGCCGCTCATGCCGGAGCCGCCCCGGGTCACCCTCTACGTGGCCGAGGACCAGGCCGCCGGTCCGGCCGGGCCGCTGGCCCCCACGCCGCCGATGCTGCGGCACCCGCTGCCCCTGCAGCGCGCGCTGCGGCCCCTCAAGCGCCGGGTGCCGTCGCCGACGGGCGTGCCGGAGCTCGACGAGCACGCCACCGCCGACCGCATCGCCCGGCTCGGCGGCGGACCCGACGCCTGGCTGCCCGTACTGCGCCCGGCGCCCGAGCGCTGGCTGCGGCTCGTGCTGGTCCACGACAACGGGCCGACCATGCCGGTCTGGCGCCCCCTCCTGCGCGAACTGCACGGACTCTTCGGGCAGTCGGGCGTCTTCCGTACGATCGCCGTCCACGAGGCGTCGCCGGACGGCCGGATCCACGGCCTGGTCGTGCCGCCCGACGGCCGGACCGCCGTGCTGGTCCTCAGCGACTGCTCCGGCCCGCAGTGGCACTCCGGGGAGGCGGGCGCCCGCTGGTACGGCACCCTGCACGCCCTGGCCCGGCGCGTCCCGCTCGCGGTGCTCCAGCCGCTCCCCGAACGCCTGTGGCCCGGCACCGCCCTGCCCGCCGTACCGGGCCGCCTCACCGCCCCGCACCCGGCGGCGCCCGCGTCCGCGCTGGGTTTCGCCCCGTACGATCCCGACGCCTGGCCACGGCCCGAGGACGCCCCGGACGCGCTCGCGCTCCCGGTCCTGGAGGCGGACCCCCGCTGGCTGTCCCACTGGGCCCGGCTGACGGCCGCGCCGGGCGGCGCGCGGGTGCCGGGCGCGGCGGCCTGGCTGACCCCCGCGGGGCCCGCCGACGCGACGGCCCCGGACCCGGGCCCGGACCTGTCGGAGGCGGGCCGGTACGGCGCGACGGACCGGTCCGGGACGGTGGACCAGTACAGGACGGTCGAGCGGTACGGGACCGTCGACCCCTACGGGACGGCCGGCCCGGACGACGATCCGGACCCGATGACCGACGCCGAGCGGCTCGTGCTCGGCTTCCGGGGATCCGCCTCGCCGGAGGCGTTCCGGCTCGCCGGGCATCTGGCGCTCGGAGTGCCGCACCTGCCGGTGATGCGGCTCGTCCACTCCGTCCTGGAACCCGATCCGCGCCCGGCGCACCTCGCCGAGATCATCGTCTCGGGCATGCTCGTGGAGGTCCCCGGTCCGCCCGGCTCCTACGCGTTCCGCCCCGGCGTCCGGGAGCTGCTGCTGCGCTCCCTGCCGCGCAGCGAACGCGGACGCACGGCCCGACTCCTCGCGGAGCGCGGCGCGTTGATCGAAGCGCTGGTCGACACGGTGCCGCCGGAACTGCCCGTGACGACGTCGCCGGGGGCGGACCCCGGCGGGGACGGGGCGGTGGCGGAGGTCAGCGCCGAGACGCTGGAGCGCATGGGCGGCTCCGCGGCGCCGGCCGTCCCCGCCCCGGGGGTGCTGCTCGGCGGGCGTTACCGGCTCGTGCGGCAGGTGCGGCCCGGCGGCTCGGTGTGGCGGGCGCGGGACACGGGGTCCGGGGCGGCCGTGGCGGTGAAGCTGTACCCGTCGCTGCCCGCGCGGGGGCGCCCCGCGTTCCGTCACATGGCCGAGCGGCTGCGGCAGTTGCGGCATCCGAACGTCGTCGCCGTGTCCGACGCCGACACGGAGGCTCCGGTCCCCTATCTGGTGATGGAGTACCTGGACGGCGTCCCGCTCGGTTCCCTCACCCCGGGGCGGCTGCCCGGTTCCCTGCTGACCCGGGTGGCCGCGGGCCTGGGCGGCGCTCTGGTGGCGGTCCACGACGCCGGGTTCGCCCATGGCGGGGTGCGCGGATCGCGGGCGATGCTGCTGCCCGACGGCACGGTGAAGCTCGTCCAGTTCGCCCCCGCGAGCGCCGGCCAGACCGGCGCCTTCGACCGCGACACTGAACAACTGGCCGCACTGTGCCGCCAGTTGGGCTGCGCGCCCGGGTTCACGCAGACCCTGCTCTCGGGCGGCGCCGGGCAGATGGAGAGCAATCTGCGCGGCCTCGCCGACGGCCACGCACGGCTCGCGCTCGTCGACGACGGCGCCACGATCCGCCCCCCGCTCGTCTACAGCCTGCTCGGCCCGCTCAAGGTCCTCCCGAACGACGGCGACGACGCCCCCGAGATCCCGCTCTACTCCCCCGTCGACGCGGCCGTGCTGTGCGCCCTGCTCCTGCGCACCGGCCACCCGCTGACCCGCGCCGAACTGGCCGACGCCGTATGGGACCCCGAGGACCGCCCCGAGGACCCGGACGCGGCGCTCGCCGCCTGCGTGTCCCGGCTGCGCGGGGCCGGCGCCGGTCTGATCGCGGAGGTCGACGACGGGTACGCGGTGCACACGAGCGCCGACCTGCTCGACGTGACGGAGCTCCTGAACGCGGCGCGGACCGCGGACACCGCCTACACGAACCGCACGCCCCTGACCCTCGGCTCCACCCGCGCCCTCGTCCAGCGCGTCCTCGACCTGTACGAAGGCACCCCACTGGACGGCGTCCCGGGCCCCGGCGCGGAGGCGGCCCGCGCCGAACTCACCGAACTGCGCCTGACGTTGCTCGCGCTGCGGGCCGACCTGGACCGGGAGTCCCGGGTGCCGCTAGTCCCCGCCCCGTCGGCGAAGACGCCCTCGGAGCCCGAGCCGGCCGTGAGCGCGCCGAGCCACGCCTCCGTGCTGTTCAGTGCCCCCGACGGCCGGAGCAATCAACTGTCCGTTCTGGCCGGCCGGTTGGCCGCGAGCGCCGACCTCGCCGAGGCGGACCACACGGCGGCCACCTCCTCCCCGCATCTGCACGAAGAGCTCATCGCCACGCCCGAGGCACTGGACCGCCTCCTCGAAGCCGTCGTCACCCGGCTCGCCGGGACGGCCGCCGACCTCCAGCTCACGGGCGACCTCTCCGTGACCTTCTGGCCGAAGGGCGTCCGCATCCCCAAGGTCACTCCCGGCTTCTCCCCCGCCCCGCTGGAAGTGGCGGTCTCCGCACGGCTCGTCACGGCGGACCGGGCTCGCGTCCTGGGCCTTCGCCCCGTAGGGGACCCTCCCACCCACTGGATCCACCAGCACCTCTCGGCGTCGGTGGAACGCCAACTGGCGTGGGTGCTCGACGAGTCGCTGCGCCACCGGGAGCAGGCGCGCTCCGCGCTGGTCGCCGACCTCAACGCCGAACTGCGCCGCAGCGGCCTGTCACCCGCACTGGGCTCCCGCCCCCCGTCCTTGGAGATCGCCGCCGCCGTACTGAGCATGCCCCGGGGCCGGCGCGCCCTGATCGGCTCCCTGGGCCGCCACGCCCCGGACGCCGTGAGCACCGCCGGTGAGGCACTCGACAGAGCGGAAGACCAGGGCCTCGACGTGTCCGACGTCGTCGCCGCCCTGCAAGGCCTCGCCGTCCAGCGCCACCGCGGCCACCGCGCCCTGTGCGCCTCGATCCTGGCCGACCGGCTCGACTGCACGATCCACCTGGGCGGCAGCAGCCGGCACGCCCTGGAGGAGGTGGCCCGGGCCGCACTCGGCCACGAGGACGGGCTCCGGGTCCTGGCCCAGCTGATCCGCTACACGGAGGGGCCGGACGCGGCGGACCGCCTCAACGAACTGGTCCCCCCGGACCGGCTCCCCCTGATGGAGACCGTCCCGGGACGGCTCGACCGGCTCTTCCAGGTGGCCGACTCCCTGGTCGCGTACGAGGCCATGGGCGACCCGGCCCTGCGCCAGTACCTCGGCCGGGTCCTCGCCGACGCCACGAGCGACGCCGTCGTCCTGCCCGGCACCGACCTGCGCACCGACGCCCTCGCCCTGGCCCACGCCGCCCTCTCGAACCGCTACGACACCGAGGCACTGCTCCGCCTGATCGGCCGTCCGGTCCCGACGACCGCCCCCGACGCGCCGGACGAGCCCGCCGGGCCGCCGCCCGAGTCCCTCGTCCGGGGCCCCCTCGACCTCCCGGCCGAAGGCGTCCCGCCCGCCCCGGGCACGACCCTGGTCTACGTCCGCCCGGACGGCGTCCGCACCCTCGACCCGCCCGGCCCGCGCGAGGCGTACGTGGAGTGCTACGAGGTCGACCTGCGCGCGTACACGTACCCCCTGGACGAGGTGCTGCCCGGCGCCCGCGCCGTCGTGCAGATCACCGATCCTGTCGAGGCCGCCGCACGCCGGTCCCGGGGCCCGGACCTGCCGGCCCGGCTGGCCTGGAATCTCCGGCTGGGCGTCCCCCCGGCCGATCCGGCGCGCGTCCGCCCGATCCCCGGGCACACCGTGCGCTGGGTGCTCCCCGACGCGCAGGCCGCGCCCGCCCCGGAGACCGCCCGCCCGCCGTCCCCGCAGAAGCCGGCGCGCGACGACGTGGCCCGCCTGATCGACTCCGCCGAGTGCGCGCTCGTCGGCTTCGACGGCCTGCTCGTGCACCTGTATCCCCGCCAGGGGGACGCCCGCCGCGCCGCACTGGAACTGACCGGGCTGGTGGCGGAGCTGCGCGATCCGGAGGAGGCGCTGAGCGGCGCCCCGCTCGACCCGCACCCGGGCGCCGAGCCGCATCCTCTCGACGTCCTGCGCGCCTTCGCCCGCCACCCTCGCCTGAGCCGCCCCCTGCGCGAGCGGCTCGACGCCGTCGAGTCCCGCGCGCTGCGCACCGCCCGCCGTGTCGAGGGCGCGGACGGCCTGGTCCGCGCCCTCGACGCGGCGGGGCTGCCCGTCGCCGTGTTCTCCGACGTCTCCTCACACGTCGTCAGGGAGTACGTGGACAGTCGCGCCCTGCCCGTGAGACGGGCGGTGCAGGGCCGTGTCGGGGATCCGCCCAGGCTGCTGCCGCACCCGGACGCGCTGCTCCGGTCCCTGCACCAGCCCGGATCACCCACACCCCGCGGCCTGGTGATCGGCTCTCAGCCCGCCGAGCTGGAGGCGGCCCGGCAGCTCAGCCTGCCGTTCATCGGCTACGCGGCGTCCCCGCAGGCCGAGCAGGCACTGGAGCGCGCCGGAGCCCGTCACGTCTTCCGGGACCTGGCCCGGCTGACCGACATCGTGCGCACGCGCAACCCCCATTGA
- a CDS encoding bifunctional glycosyltransferase/CDP-glycerol:glycerophosphate glycerophosphotransferase, protein MSHAENAIAPRISLVVPVYRVQGYLRACLDSILDQSFTDFEIVAIDDASPDACGRILDEYAARDERVVPVHLTENQGIGKARDLGALRARGDYIFFLDSDDTLAEGALQAVADRLDLTADPDILLLNHVRTYWTNRVQASAAGEMLAAAGKDVFTALERPEYLTMFAVVWNRVYRREFYVGNEFTFTDGIYEDALMVYKTMLTAERIACLEQVCVEYRQRRQGNSMRTPGRKHFGIFEQYARLFAFLDERPHLEPVRALMFERMVSHFLFTLVRPDRIVPSDRASFFKRSAQQYRRFKPAGFTRPEGMTGVRFELLERGSYPAYQAFELAGATKSKLRKRALKTKNVLGRKAYDQLYRMYQRRPIDENLAVYSAYWNRGVACNPAAIYHKAKELAPHVHGVWVVRAGDEENVPAGVDYVVSRSPRYWEVMARAKYLVNNVNFPNEIVKRPGQVHLQTHHGTPLKQMGIDQQRFPAAAKNMSFHKMLERVDKWDFSLSSNQHSTEIWERVYPCAFENIDSGYPRNDVYFQATSADVARIRAELGIQDGQTAILYCPTVRDYQKGFIPRLDLERLCRELGPDHVVLVRAHYFYGADPQLAALQERGLIKDVSRYPVVEDLCLASDVLITDYSSIMFDYACLDRPIVSYVDDWDVYSKARGVYFDLLSQEPGQTPGATATSEDELIEVFRSGAWNGERAAALRQAFRERFVQYDDGHAAERVVRRIFLNQEATPAVLPLAERTPAPRPAQATDRAGVTTGGTAGDADLVGA, encoded by the coding sequence ATGAGTCACGCAGAGAACGCGATCGCCCCTCGAATAAGCCTCGTTGTGCCGGTCTACCGGGTTCAGGGATATCTGCGTGCCTGCCTGGACTCGATCCTCGACCAGTCCTTCACGGACTTCGAGATCGTCGCGATCGACGACGCCTCCCCCGACGCGTGCGGCCGGATCCTCGACGAGTACGCGGCCCGCGACGAGCGCGTCGTACCGGTCCACCTGACCGAGAACCAGGGCATCGGCAAGGCCCGCGACCTCGGCGCGCTGCGGGCGCGCGGCGACTACATCTTCTTCCTGGACAGCGACGACACCCTGGCCGAGGGCGCCCTGCAGGCCGTCGCCGACCGTCTCGACCTCACCGCCGACCCGGACATCCTGCTCCTCAACCACGTCCGCACGTACTGGACGAACCGGGTGCAGGCCAGCGCCGCCGGCGAGATGCTCGCCGCCGCGGGCAAGGACGTCTTCACGGCGCTGGAGCGCCCCGAGTACCTCACGATGTTCGCCGTGGTGTGGAACAGGGTGTACCGCCGCGAGTTCTACGTCGGCAACGAGTTCACGTTCACCGACGGCATCTACGAGGACGCTCTCATGGTCTACAAGACCATGCTGACCGCGGAGCGCATCGCCTGCCTGGAGCAGGTCTGCGTGGAGTACCGCCAGCGCCGCCAGGGCAACTCGATGCGCACCCCCGGCCGCAAGCACTTCGGCATCTTCGAGCAGTACGCCCGGCTCTTCGCGTTCCTCGACGAGCGCCCGCACCTGGAGCCCGTGCGCGCCCTGATGTTCGAGCGCATGGTGAGCCACTTCCTCTTCACGCTGGTCCGCCCGGACCGCATCGTGCCGTCGGACCGCGCCTCCTTCTTCAAGCGCTCCGCCCAGCAGTACCGCCGCTTCAAGCCGGCCGGCTTCACCCGCCCCGAGGGCATGACCGGCGTACGGTTCGAGCTCCTGGAGCGCGGCTCCTACCCGGCGTACCAGGCCTTCGAGCTGGCCGGCGCGACCAAGTCGAAGCTGCGCAAGCGCGCGCTGAAGACCAAGAACGTGCTGGGCCGCAAGGCGTACGACCAGCTGTACCGCATGTACCAGCGCCGCCCGATCGACGAGAACCTCGCGGTCTACAGCGCGTACTGGAACCGCGGCGTGGCCTGCAACCCCGCGGCGATCTACCACAAGGCCAAGGAGCTGGCCCCGCACGTCCACGGCGTGTGGGTGGTGCGCGCGGGCGACGAGGAGAACGTGCCGGCGGGCGTCGACTACGTCGTCAGCCGCTCCCCGCGCTACTGGGAGGTCATGGCCCGCGCCAAGTACCTCGTCAACAACGTCAACTTCCCCAACGAGATCGTCAAGCGCCCCGGCCAGGTCCACCTGCAGACGCACCACGGCACGCCGCTCAAGCAGATGGGCATCGACCAGCAGCGCTTCCCGGCCGCCGCGAAGAACATGAGCTTCCACAAGATGCTCGAGCGCGTCGACAAGTGGGACTTCAGCCTCTCCTCGAACCAGCACTCGACGGAGATCTGGGAGCGCGTCTACCCCTGCGCCTTCGAGAACATCGACTCGGGCTACCCGCGCAACGACGTCTACTTCCAGGCCACTTCGGCAGACGTCGCCCGCATCCGCGCCGAACTGGGCATCCAGGACGGGCAGACCGCGATCCTGTACTGCCCCACGGTCCGCGACTACCAGAAGGGCTTCATCCCCCGTCTGGACCTGGAGCGGCTGTGCCGTGAGCTCGGCCCGGACCACGTCGTGCTGGTGCGCGCCCACTACTTCTACGGCGCCGACCCGCAGCTCGCCGCCCTCCAGGAGCGGGGTCTGATCAAGGACGTCTCCCGCTACCCGGTCGTCGAGGACCTGTGCCTGGCCTCCGACGTCCTGATCACGGACTACTCGTCGATCATGTTCGACTACGCCTGCCTGGACCGGCCGATCGTGTCCTACGTGGACGACTGGGACGTCTACAGCAAGGCGCGCGGCGTGTACTTCGACCTCCTGTCGCAGGAGCCCGGCCAGACCCCCGGCGCGACCGCGACCTCCGAGGACGAGCTGATCGAGGTGTTCCGCAGCGGCGCCTGGAACGGCGAGCGGGCCGCGGCCCTGCGCCAGGCGTTCCGCGAGCGCTTCGTCCAGTACGACGACGGCCACGCGGCCGAGCGCGTCGTGCGCCGCATCTTCCTGAACCAGGAGGCGACGCCGGCCGTCCTGCCGCTCGCCGAGCGGACCCCGGCGCCCCGTCCCGCGCAGGCCACCGACCGGGCCGGCGTGACCACGGGCGGCACCGCGGGCGACGCCGACCTCGTCGGCGCCTGA
- a CDS encoding sensor histidine kinase, which yields MSPSGPEPGAPSGLSVLLEAVLTIGTDLEPRATLRQLVDSATALTGARHGVLGVLDPDHGRLVEVVTSEGARPELPPGEPYDAVLHEPGLLAVPVLVQGAVCGRLRLTGRRAPEGFTGADLEVLRVLAGQAGIALGNARLYESARQRERWIEGAAAVTTALLTGAPGDALTTVAEQARLLADAAAGVVLQPTEEGGMEIVAAATTDDPAVLLGATIRPGTAVLDQLLAGEPVFIDDSATDPRMTTRVRSLFGPSMMLPLRAAGKLIGTLALPRSPGARPYTPVDHRLATQFASQAALALVLADAQAGRERLAVFEDRDRIARDLHDLVIQRLFATGMMLETAARRAQAAEVRTMLAQAVDELESTVQEVRTTIFALQQPPSDAPSTFRGKVLRETAGAAAVLGFSPSVHFTGAVESAVPDQAQTHLLAALRRALATASRRAGVSRIDVSVDARATLPDGRPGVRLTVTDDGAPDEGAQASPVIWQAPR from the coding sequence ATGAGCCCGAGCGGGCCGGAGCCCGGCGCTCCGTCCGGCCTGTCCGTCCTCCTGGAAGCGGTCCTGACCATCGGCACCGACCTCGAACCGCGGGCCACGCTGCGGCAGCTGGTGGACAGCGCGACCGCGCTGACCGGCGCCCGGCACGGTGTGCTCGGCGTCCTCGACCCCGATCACGGCCGGCTGGTCGAGGTGGTGACCAGCGAGGGCGCCCGGCCCGAGCTGCCGCCCGGCGAGCCGTACGACGCGGTGCTGCACGAGCCGGGGCTGCTCGCGGTGCCGGTCCTGGTGCAGGGCGCGGTGTGCGGCCGGCTGCGGCTGACCGGGCGGCGCGCGCCCGAGGGGTTCACGGGCGCCGACCTGGAAGTACTGCGGGTTCTGGCGGGCCAGGCGGGCATCGCGCTGGGCAACGCGCGCCTGTACGAGAGCGCGCGGCAGCGCGAGCGCTGGATCGAGGGCGCGGCGGCGGTGACGACGGCGCTGCTCACCGGCGCCCCGGGGGACGCCCTGACGACGGTCGCCGAGCAGGCGCGGCTGCTCGCGGACGCGGCGGCCGGGGTGGTGCTCCAGCCGACCGAAGAGGGCGGCATGGAGATCGTCGCGGCGGCCACGACGGACGACCCGGCTGTGCTGCTCGGGGCCACGATCCGTCCTGGCACGGCGGTCCTCGATCAACTCCTGGCCGGTGAGCCGGTGTTCATCGACGACTCGGCGACCGACCCGCGGATGACGACGCGGGTACGGAGCCTGTTCGGGCCGAGCATGATGCTGCCGCTGCGGGCGGCGGGGAAGCTGATCGGCACCCTGGCCCTGCCCCGCTCCCCCGGCGCCCGCCCCTACACGCCGGTGGACCACCGGCTGGCGACCCAGTTCGCCTCGCAGGCGGCGCTCGCGCTGGTCCTCGCCGACGCGCAGGCCGGCCGGGAGCGGCTCGCCGTGTTCGAGGACCGTGACCGGATCGCCCGTGACCTGCACGATCTCGTGATCCAGCGGCTGTTCGCGACGGGGATGATGCTGGAGACGGCGGCGCGCCGGGCGCAGGCCGCGGAGGTGCGCACGATGCTGGCGCAGGCCGTGGACGAGCTGGAGTCGACGGTCCAGGAGGTCCGTACGACGATCTTCGCGCTGCAGCAGCCGCCGTCGGACGCCCCGTCGACGTTCCGCGGCAAGGTGCTGCGGGAGACGGCGGGCGCGGCGGCGGTCCTCGGCTTCAGCCCGTCCGTCCACTTCACCGGCGCCGTGGAGTCCGCGGTGCCGGACCAGGCCCAGACCCATCTCCTCGCGGCGTTGCGCCGCGCCCTGGCCACGGCCTCGCGGCGTGCGGGCGTGTCCCGGATCGACGTCTCGGTCGACGCGCGGGCCACCCTGCCCGACGGCCGCCCGGGCGTCCGTCTGACGGTGACGGACGACGGGGCTCCGGACGAAGGCGCGCAGGCGTCGCCGGTGATCTGGCAGGCACCCCGCTAG